GCACAACGAGCCGCCCAGGCCGCCGAGGGCGACATCGCCGGCCTGCCCGCCGCCTCGGCGCCGCTGCTCGACATCACCGCCGAGCAGCACGCGGCCTGGGACGTACGCCTCTTCGCCTCCTGACCCGACACCGGCCGCACCTCCACCAGCCGGACCTCCACGGACACCCGCGCCCCTACGGACACCCGCACCCCCACAGCACCACCCCTCCGGAGGAACCATGCACCTCGACCACGGCACCACCTATCCCGAGCGCCACAGCGCCTCCAGGACGCGTCCGGACGGCAGCCGCCGCGCGCTCCGTGTCGGCCTCGGCGGGCCCGTCGGCTCGGGCAAGACCGCGACGGTGGCGGCCCTGTGCCGTGCCTTGCGCGAGAGGCACTCGCTCGCCGTCGTCACCAACGACATCTACACGCGCGAGGACGCCGCCTTCCTGCTGCGTGAGGCCGTGCTGCCGCCCGAGCGCATCACCGCTGTCGAGACCGGGGCCTGCCCGCACACCGCGATCCGCGACGACATCTCCGCGAACCTGGAGGCCGTCGAGGACCTCGAAGACGAGGCCGGCCCGCTCGACCTGATCCTCGTCGAGTCCGGCGGCGACAACCTCACCGCCACCTTTTCCAAGGGGCTGACCGACGCGCAGATCTTCGTCATCGACGTCGCGGGCGGCGACGACATCCCCCGCAAGGGCGGCCCCGGCGTCACCACGGCCGACCTCCTCGTCGTCAACAAGACCGACCTCGCCCCCTACGTCGGCTCCGACCTGGAGGTGATGGCCCGCGACGCGAAGGAGCAGCGCGGCGAACTGCCCGTCGTCTTCCAGTCCCTGCGCAGCGCTCCGGGTGTGGAGCCCGTGGCCGACTGGGTGCGCGCCCGGCTCGCCGACTGGACCGCCCCGGCCGCGCACCACGCATGACATCCACGGCACTCACCGAAGATCCCGGGCCGGCCGCACCCGGTCCCGCCGGTGTGCGCGCACACGCGCGCGTGACCGCCGCACCCGACGGACGGGGCGGCACCGCGCTGCCGGTGCTCAGTGGCGAGGCCCCGTTCGCCCTGCGGCGCACCCGCTCCGCCGACCCTGCCCGGGCCCGGGTCACCCTCGTCGGCGCCATGAGCGCACCCCTGGGCGGCGACCGGCTCACCGTCGAGGCCCACATCGAGGCGGGCGCCGCGCTGCGGCTCGACGGCAGCGCCGCCACCATCGCGCTGCCCGGCCGCACCCGCGAGCCCGCCTTCTACGATGTACGCCTCACCGTCGGCGACGGGGGAGAGGCACACTGGCTGCCCGAGCAGCTGATCTCGGCGCAGGGCAGCGACCTTCGCCAGACCCTCCGCGTCGACCTGGCGGCCGGTGCCCGGCTGGTGCTGCGCGACGAGCAGGTGCTCGGGCGCACCGGCGAGGAGCCGGGCCGCCTCAGCAGCCGTCTCACCGTGCACCGCGCCGGCCGCCCCCTGCTCGACCAGCAGCTCGACTACGGGCCCGGCGCGCCCGGCTGGGACGGCGGAGCCGTGCTGGGCGGCCACCGGGCTGTGGGCCAGCTCCTGGTCGTCGACCCGGAACCGGCCCAACTCCCCGCGGAGACGACGGTGTTGGGTTCGACCGCCGTGCTGACGCGGCTGGCGGGACCCGCGCTGTTGGTCAGCGCCGTGGCGCCGGACGCGTTGCAGCTCAGACGGCTGCTCGAGCAGGCGCTCACCCTTACGTCTTGGTAAAGAACGCTCCTCTGCCCTGTCCCTTACGGAGGGCGAAGGACAAAGATCCTCGTGACACCACCGTGGTCACCGACCACCGCCGTCACACACAGCGTCAGACAGAGGCACACACGCAGCGTCAGACAGAGGGGGGAATCGTGAACAGACGGAAGGCGGCCATAGCCGCAGCCGGCACCATCGCCGCCGGAGCCCTGACCACGGGCCTCATAGCCGTCCCGTCCGCGTTCGCGGGCGGCAGCGCGGCCCCGCAGGACACGTCCGCCAAGCAGCGACCCGGCTCCGCCGAAGCACACGGCGTCAAGAAGGCCGCTGCCCGCGCCGCGCGCGCGGGCATCGACTGGAAGGACTGCCCCGCCGACTGGGACATCAAGGCACCCGTCCAGTGCGGCTGGGTCACCGTCCCGCTCGACTACACCAAGCCCGACGGCAAGACCATCAAGATCGCCGTCGACCGGGCGCGCAGCACCGGCGGCAAGGACAAGCGGCAAGGCTCCCTGGTCTACAACCCCGGCGGTCCCGGCGGCTCGGGGATGGCCTTCCCCAAGCGCATACCCGACAAGAACCCCCTGTGGGCCAAGGCCGCCACCGCCTACGACTTCGTCGGCTTCGACCCGCGCGGCGTCGGCCACTCCGCGCCGATCTCCTGTGCCGACCCCCAGGAGTGGGTCAAGGCCCCCAAGGCCGACCCGGTTCCCGACAGCGAGGCCGACAAGAGCGCCCAGCGCAAGCTCGCCAAGGAGTACGCGGACGGCTGCAAGGAGCGCAGCGGCGCCCTGCTGGCCCAGATGACGACGCCCAACGCGGCCCGCGACCTCGACGTCATCCGCGCGGCTCTCGGCGACAAGAAGCTGAACTTCCTCGGCGTCTCCTACGGCACCTACATGGGGGCCGTCTACGCCGAGCTGTTCCCCGGCCACGTCCGCCGGATGATCACCGACAGCGTGGTCAACCCCTCGCCGAAGAAGGTCTGGTACGACGTCAACCTCGACCAGGACATCGCCTTCCAGACCCGTTGGGAGGACTGGAAGAAGTGGGTGGCCAAGCACGACGACGTCTACGGCATCGGCTCCACGCCCGACAAGATCGAGGCCAAGTGGCGCGAGCTGCGCGCCACCGCCAAGAAGGACCCGGTCGGGGGCGTCGTCGGCCCGTCCGAGCTGCTGGGCTTCTTCCAGAGCGCGCCCTACTACGACTCCGCCTGGGCCGAGGTCGCCTCGGTGTGGTCGGCCTACCTCAAGGGCGACGAGAAGCCGCTCATCGAGAGCGCCGGCCCTGACATGTCGGACGTGGCGGGCAACAAGGCCAGTGAGAACAGCAACGCCGTCTACACGGCCGTCGAGTGCAACGACGCCCAGTGGCCGCGCGACTGGAAGACCTGGGATCGCGACAACACCAAGCTGCACGAGAAGTATCCGTTCCTCACCTGGTCCAACGCCTGGATGAACTATCCCTGCGCCGTGTGGCCCCTCAAGCAGCACAAGGCCACCGACGTGCACGCGAAGACCTCGCACCCCGTGCTGCTGATCCAGGCCACGCGGGATGCCGCCACCCCGTACCCGGGCGGCGTGGAACTGCACAAGCGCCTCAAGGGCTCCCGCCTGATCACCGAGAAGGACGCGGGCTCCCACGGCATCACCAACCTGAAGAACGACTGCATCAACAAGCGGGTCGACGCCTACCTCCTCAAGGGAACCGTCGACTCCAAGGACGTCACCTGCGACCCGCACGCCACCCCCGAGCCGGAGAAGTCCGCGGCCAAGGCGGCGGCGGAGTCCAAGGCCGCGTCCGTGCCCGCCGTCAAGTGACCGCTAAGGCACCCCAGGGCGGCTGACGCCCGCCCGGCACAGCGAGGGGCGGACCGGAACCCCGGTCCGCCCCTCAGCCATGTGCCGCTGTGCGTCCGACGTGGATGAGGTCCCGCGTCCGAGGATTACGTTCAGACAGGCCGGGCTCGGGCGCGGTGTCAGACCGTACGACGGCCGCCCTTGCCGCGCGCCTTCTCCTGCGCCTTTTCCTGCGCCCTCTCCTCGGCCTGCGCCGCCTTCGCGTCGGGCGCGTACATGTCCACGTACTCCTGGCCGGACAGCTGCATGATCTCGTGGATGATCTCGTCGGTGATGGCCCGCAGCGCTGTGCGTTCCTTCTCCATCCCCGCGAACCGGGAGAACTCCAGCGGCTTGCCGAACCGAATGGTCACGCGGCCCATGCGGGGCATCTTCCGCCCGGGCGGCTGGAGTTCGAAGGTGCCGACCATCGCGCACGGCACCACCGGTGCCCCGGCACCGAGCGCCATCGCCGCGACCCCGACCCTGCCCTTGTAGAGGCGGCCGTCGTGGGAGCGGGTGCCCTCGGGGTAGATGCCGAGCAGCTCGCCCTTGCGCAGGACGCCGAGGCCCTCGTCGATGGCGGCCTGCCCCGCGCCCTTGCCGGAGCGGTCGACGGGGATCTGGCCCACGCTGTGGAAGAACGCCGCCGTCAGCCGTCCCTTGAGGCCGGGGCCCGTGAAGTACTCCGCCTTGGCCAGGAAGGTGATGCGGCGCGGCAGGATCGCCGGCATCACGAAGTGGTCGGAGAAGGAGAGATGGTTGCCCGCGACGATCGCCGCACCCTCTTCGGGTATGTTCTCCAGCCCCTCGATACGTGGCCGGAACACCAGACGCAACAGCGGCCCCAGGACCACGAACTTGAGCAGGTAGTAGAACACGGGGGTCACTCCTCACGTTAGCGCGATCCCCCTGAGAGGGGAGGCGTCCTGGCAGGTCACACGACGTGCGAGAGGCCCTCAGCGTAAGTGCATGCCGGGCCGCCTGCGAGCCGCTCGGATCGACTCGATGCCGAGCCGTTGCCGAAGGTGCCGATGAGGCGTCAGCGACGGCCCAACCCGCTCCGCGCCGCCATCGGTTCGCGCGCCCTGATGTTCGCCCGGAATGGCCGACGTCGTACTCGGTCAGCTGGCCGGCCGCCGCGTGGGCCCTGCCGCCTTCTGTCTCCCGGGTGGGTGTCGGGTCCGGATGGGGGACGGCGGTGAGGGGCCGATCCCATCGGCCGTCCCCGGCCCATGGGAATAATGGAGGCATGGTCCGCGAGTCTGTGCCCGAGGGAGCCCCGCGCCGCTTGTACCCCGTCGCTGACGTGGTCGGGTACCTCGTCGGCCGGTGGAGCGTCGAGCGCGCCGTGTACGACCGGAGGGCCGGGGTGGAGGGCCGCTTCCTCGGGACCGCCGACTTCCGGGCCGGGGCCGGGCCCCACGCGCCCGAGGGCGTGGTGCTGCACGAGGAGGAGGGGCAGCTGACCTGGGACGGCAGGGTGTATCCGGCGAGCCGCTCGCTGCGTCTGCGTCCTCGCGCCGACGGGACCGCCGAGGTCGAATTCGCCGACGGTCGCCCTTTCCACGATCTCGACCTGCGCACCGGTGTCTGGACCCCCGTCCACCCCTGTGCCGCGGACCGGTACGAGGGAACCTTCGTGGCCTGCTCGGCCGATGAGTGGCACCTGGAGTGGCGGGTCTCCGGCCCGGCCAAGGACCAGCTCTTGCGGTCGGTGTACCGGAGGCTCGCCGACTGAGCGGTGTGGGACCGGGAGGCGACCGGGTGGCGCGTCAGGGGGCGAGCAGTTCCCGTGCGAGGGTCCGGGTCCACCAGCGCTCGACCCTCTCGGGCCCCCAGCCGCGCTCCTGGGTGAGTGTGGTGTAGACGTCGACGCTGCACAGGGCCGCGTAGATGTCCACCGCGGTGGGGAGATCCAGGCCCTCGGCGAGGGTGCCGTCGGGCCATGAGGAGAACACCCGCGCCCGGGTCCCGTCGGCCTTGCGCCGGGCGGCCTCGTAGAACGTCGCGAGATCTGGCTCGGTGCGGCCCGCCTCACGGATCAGAGCGATGAGGTCTCCCGAGCGTTCGAACAGGCGCCGGTCGTAGGCGGCCATCGCGAGAAGCTGGCGCTCCGGATCGGCGGAGCCCTCCAGCTCGTCCAGCATGAGGGCCAGGTCGGCGCTCAGGTCGGCCGCGTCCGCCAGCGCCCAGACGAGGTTGGTCTTGTTCTGGTAAGCGGCGTAGACGGTGGGAACGGCGACCCCCGCCTCGCGGGCCACGTCGCGCACCGTGGTCGCGGCCCAGCCCTGTGAGACGAACAGCCGCCGGGCGGCGTCCGCGATCTCCGCGCGGGTCTGCTTGGCCTGTTCCTGTCGGCGCAGCGAGTCGTACCGGCGTCCGGAGTCACTTCCCATGGGTGTATCTTCCTCTCCGTATATTCAATATATTACCCGTAAGGTCAATGTTGATGGAGGCGGCTGGCATGAGCTTTTCCGGTACGGCAGGTCTCGGCGGTCTCGGCTTCGTGGTGATCGCGGTCGTCCTCAACGTGCTCTATACGCGCGGTCGGCTTCCGCTTCCGACGTCCGGGCAGTCGGTGGACGAGGTCGCCGACGTCATGTCAGGCATGGGCCGGAGCCTGAAGCGGCCGTCCGTGCTGGCTCCCGCATCCTGGCTGTTCCTCACTCTCTTCGCGGCCGGGCTGCTCTCCGAGCTGTGGCAGCGTGATGGCGGGGCCCGTGCCTGGGCGTTGACCGGTTTCGCGGGAGTGCTGGTGCAAAACGCCGTCTTCACCGTGGTCGAGGCCCTACGGTTCGGCACCGCGTCGGCCGCCGCGCACAACAGGGGCTCGGTGCCCGGCCTGTGGGCGACGACCCGGGTGCTCTTCGGCTTCAACCAGGTGTTCCTGGCCACCGCGCTGATCGGTTTCACCGCCGCAGGAACCGCCGCCGGCCTCATGCAGCCCTGGCATGCGGGGGTCGGCTACGTCAGCGCCGCGCTGCTCTTCCTCTCGGCCTCCGCCAGCCCCTACGGCGCCGACGGCACGCATCGGCTGGCGCCCGCCGGCCTGATCGGCTGGCTCGGCTGGGCCACCTGGCTCGTCACCTGGAGCGTCGTTCTGCTCGGCCTCTGACGCCGGCCGCCTTGCCGCTCTTGCCGCCCGTGCCGCTCTTGCGGCGGATCTTGATGTCGCGCATGTCCGTGACCGCGAGCCGCAGTATCCGGTGCGGATGGCCGTGCGCCTCCAGCGCGTCGGTGGCGCGCAGCGCGGCCCAGCCCTCCTCGTCGGCCTCTTCGCCTTCGGCGGGCGGGGGTATCTGGCAGCGGAAGGTGAACGCCGACAGGCTGCTGTCACATGTGAAGGTCCCGGCCTCCGTGAAAGAAGCGCCGAACCCCTCCGACTCCTTCAGCAGCGCGGCCCGCCCGGCCTCGTCCAGCTCCCCGAAGGTCCCCCGGATGGTCACTCGGAACACGGTCAGTCCTCCCGTACGGCGTAGGTGAAGGCGCGCCCGCCCAGCAGCTGCTCGACGGCGTCCAAGAGTTTGAGCAGGTCGGCGGCGATCTCGTCGGGCGTCTTCCCGGCCACGATCCGGCGGCCGATCTCGGCGAAGACGAGCGAGTGGAACCAGCCGATCTGGCTGACGGCGGCGCACAGTTCGGGGTCGTCCCGCCCGGCACCGGTCTCCTCGGCGAGCAGTTCGGCGAGCGCGTCGTTCATCTGCCCGCCCAGATCCCCCAGGCGGGCGGTGAGTGTGGGGGCCGCGCGCATCATCTCGAAGACCGGCCCGAACCCTTCGGTGAGGCCCAGCTTCTTCTCCCGGCGCCGCAGTTCCTCGCGCAGCCGCTCCAGTACGGCGCGGGCGGGAGAGGCGCCGGAGGGGCGCTCGCGGACGATCTCCGCGAGCCGGCCGGGGGAGGCTTCGTCGGGTGGCAGGACGAGGTCTTCCTTGGCCTCGAAGTAGTTGTAGAGGGTGTTGACCGACACCTCGGACTCGGCCGCGACCTCGGCGATCGTCACCTTGTCGAAGCCCCGCTCGACGAACAGCCGCATCGCCACCTGGTGGATCCGCTGTCGCGTCTGCCGTTTCTTGCGCTCCCGCAGCCCTTCGCTCATGCCTGAAAGTCTAACTCGACTATAAAACTGAACTGCATTGCAATTTCGTAATGCGCTGTGCTTCTATCGGGGCCATGTCCACGACCCCGCCGCCCGGCGCGACCCCCTCCCGCACGCCCTCTCCCGCTCACTCCCGTACGCCCTCTCCCGATCGCCCCCCGGCCCTCGACATCCGGGGCCTGGCCCGCACCTACGCCCTCGCCTCGGGGCAGGTGCACGCCGTGCGCGGCATCGACCTGAGCGTCGCGCGCGGTGAGATCCTCGGCTTCCTCGGGCCCAACGGGGCGGGGAAGACCACCACCTTGCGGATGCTCGTCACGCTGCTGCCGCCCAGCGGGGGAGAGGCTCGCGTCGCCGGACACGATCTGCGGGCCGACCCCGGGGCCGTACGCGCCCGCATCGGTTACGTCGCCCAGGCCGGCGGCCTCGACCCCGCGTGCGGCGTACGCGAGGAACTCCTCACCCAGGCCCGGCTGCACCGTATGTCCAAGCTTCAGGCCCGGCGGCGCGCCGAGGAACTCGCCGGGGAGCTGGGCCTGGCAACGCTGATGGACCGGCCGACCGCCGCGCTCTCCGGCGGTCAGCGGCGCCGGCTGGAGATCGCGCTCGGCCTCGTCCACCGCCCCGAGGTCCTCTTCCTCGACGAGCCCACCACGGGCCTCGACCCCGCCAGCCGGGCCGAGCTGTGGGACCTGGTGCGCCGTATCCGCCGCGACCACGGCACGACCGTCTTCCTCACCACCCACTACCTGGACGAGGCCGACGCGCTCTGCGACCGCATCGTCGTCATCGACGAGGGCCGCACCATCGCCGAGGGCACCCCCGAGGCGCTCAAGCGGCGGTACGCCCCCGGCCCCGCCGGCACCCTCCAGGACGCCTTCCTCGCCCTCACCGGCCGCGGCCCGGCCGACGAGCCCGTGGCCGTCTGAAAACCCTCCGCACCGCCCTCTCCTCCATGGCCACCAGGCCGCCCGACTACCCGACGGGTACCACCATGACGACCAGCATCCCGACCCCCGCCCCGCCTGCGCCCGGCACCCACCGGCGCCTGTACGCCGACACCGGAATCGTCTTCGGCCGCTGCCTGCGCGCCACCTTGCGCTCCAAGACCAACCTGCTGTTCGGCATGCTCCAGCCGCTGCTCTTCCTCGCCCTCTTCGGCCCCCTCCTCACCCGTCTCGACCTGGGCGTCTCCGGCTCCTCCTGGCAGACCCTGGTGCCGGGTGTGCTGGTCCAACTAGCGCTGCTCGGCGGCTCGTTCGTCGGCCTGGGCATGCTGGTGGACCGCAACCTGGGGGTCACCGACCGGATGCGTGTCACTCCCGTCAGCCCCGCCGCGCTGTTGCTGGGCCGCACCCTGCGCGACGTCGTCCAGCTCACCGCCCAGGCCGTGCTGCTCGTCCTGCTCGGGCTCGCCCTGGGGCTGCGTGCCTCACCGGCCGGTGTGCTGGCGGGCCTCGTCTTCGTCGCCGTGCTGTCCTGCGCGCTGTCCGCGCTCTCTCACGGACTGGCCATGCATGTGCGCACCCCGCCCGAGTTCGCCGCCGTCGCCAACACCGCCGTCATGCCGCTGATGCTGCTCGCCGGATTGCTGCTGCCCATGAACCTCGCCCCCGGCTGGCTCGACGGTGTCTCCCGCGCCGTCCCCTTCCGCTACACCGTCGACGCCGTACGGGAGGTCTTCCGCGGCCACTTCACCACCGGGACGGTCGTCGCGGGCGCCGTGGTCACCCTGGCCTTCGCGGCGGTGTGTCTGCTCGCCGCCACGCGCCTGTTCACCCGCGCCACGCGGTGAGTTCCGGCCGGCCCTCGGTCGGCCGGTCTTCGGTCAGCCGCGTGACGAGATCACGCCCAGCGTGACCAGCCCCAGCACGACCCACGAGAACCACAGCCATCCGCTGCCCCCCAGCGCCGCCGTGTAAGCCGTCACCACCACCAGGGCCACCACCGTGCCGACGGTCATCGCCTTCGCCGAGGCCGTCATGCGTGTCGTCCCAGGCATCACAGCACCACTCTCCTCCCGGCGGCCCTGGGACGCACGGGGCGCGCACGCACAAGGGCCGCGGCCAGGTTCCCATCGTCACCCGGACGCGGCCCCGCGCGCTACTGCACGACGGCACTACACGACCCTCACGCCGGTTTCACACCCCTACGCTCCGAAGCCCGCGCGACCCGCCGGCCCGGCACGCCCCGCTCACAGCCCGCTCACTGCCCCCGTGCCTGGAGCGAGGCGAGATACGCGTTGTAGGCGGTCAGCTCCTTGTCGCCGTCCCGGTCCGCCTGGCGGTCCGTGCGGCGGGCCTGCCGCTGCTCGGAGAAATACCACTGGAAGACGAGCGCCACCAGCACGATCACCGACGGGATCTCGCTGAACGCCCAGGCGATGCCGCCCGCCGCCGACTGGTCGGACAACGCGCTCACGCCCAGGGAGGCGGGCGGATGCGCGTAGGTGCCGACCATCGGCTCCGATCCCATCATCAGCGCGATGCCGAAGAACGCGTGGAACGGCATCCCCGCGAACAGCTCCAGCATCCGCATCACATAGCCGGGGCGATGCGGGCCCGGGTCCACGCCCATGATCGGCCAGAAGAAGACCAGGCCCACCGCGAGGAAGTGCACCATCATCGCGATGTGGCCCGCCTTGGAGCCCATCAGGAAGTCGAACAGCGGGGTGAAGTACAGCGCGTACAGGCTCGCGATGAACAGCGGAATGGTGAACGCCGGATGCGTGATCACCTTCATGTAGCGGCTGTGCAGCAGCGCCACCAGCAGCTCGCGCGGCCCCGCGCGGCCCCCCTGGGAGCGGTTGCCCGACGGCAGCGCCCGCAGCAGCAGCGTCACCGGCGCGCCCAGCAGCAGCAGGATCGGCGACAGCATGCTGATCACCATGTGCTGCACCATGTGGACGCTGAACAGGACCATCCCGTAGTCGTTCAGCGCCGTGCACATCACCAGGGCCACGGTCAGCACACCCACGACGAAGGCGGCCGTGCGGGCGGGCGGCCACGCGTCCCCCCGCCGGCGCAGCCGGACGACGCCCCACCCGTAGAGCGCCAGCGCCAGCAGGCATCCCACCAGGAAGAACGGCTCGCCCGAGAACTCCAGCCCGCGCGCGAGCGTGAAGGGCGGCAGATCCATCATCGTGCCGTGCCCGTCGTGATCCATCCGAACTCTCCCGCAACCGACCGATACGCCCGCACCAGACTAGAACCGCCCGTGCGGGCCGCCCTCGCCGGGGCGGCCCGCACGGGCGGTTCTCCCCGCGGAATCCCTGTGAAACCAGTGGTACGCGAAACCAGTGGTACGGCCGGTAAGCGCCTCCGGCGGGTACCGGCCCCGGATCAGGCGGGCTGCGTCGCCGCGGAGATGCGCTCTTGCCGCAGTGCCTCGTACCACCGGTCGTCGGTCGGCGGCAGCGCGTTCACATCGAGGGACAGCTTGATCAGCAGGTCGGCGATCTGCGGATTGCGCGCCAGCACAGGGCCGTGCATGTACGTACCGAAGACGGTGTCGTTGTACGCGCCCTCGGTGCCGTCCCCCGTCCCGTTGCCCTTGCCCAGCCGCACCCGCGCCAGGGGCCGCGCGGTCGGGCCCAGGTGGGTGACGCCCTGGTGGTTCTCGAACCCGGTCAGCTGCGGCAGCCGCAGGTTCTCGTCCATGTCGGCCAGCACGTCGCCCACGCACCGCTCGGCCTCGCCCCGGGTGCTGGTCACATCCAGCAGCCCCAGGCCCATGGAGCGTTCGCCCAGGTCGTTGACGAACTCGTGCCCCAGGATCTGGTAGCCCGCGCACACCGAGAAGACGATCGCGCCGTTGGACACGGCCCGGTTCAGCCCGCCGTCGCGCAGCAGCCGCTCGGCCGCCAGCCGCTGCGGCCTGTCCTCGCCGCCGCCGATCAGATAGATGTCGCCGGACGTGGGGATCGGCTGGTCCGAGCGGACGTCGACGCGCTGGACATCCAGCCCGCGCTGCTGCGCGCGCCGCTCCACCACGAGCGCGTTGCCCTGGTCGCCGTACGTGCTCAGCAGGTCGGGGTAGATCCACACCAGACGCAGACTCGTGTCACTCATGCCGCCAGCTCCTTGAGCGGATCGATGGTTCGGAAGACCGATGGTTCGGAAGAGGGGACAGCCTCGGCTCAGTTGCCGACGGCACGGCGCAGGTCCTGGAACGCGGTGTAGTTGGCGATCGTCTCGATGCGTCCCGGAGGGCACCTGCGCACCGCGTCCTGGGCGTTCTCGCACACCTGGAACTCGACACCCGCTACCTCCAGCCGCACTGCCAGATCCAGCTTCCGGTCACCGATCACACAGATCGGGTGCCCGGCCAGCCGGCCGTAGTCGACATCCCACAGCCACGAGGTGTCGGTGCCGTCCGCGCCCCGCGCGTTCACCGAAAGGATCACCGGCGTCGGGGGCGGGTCGATCAGCGAGAACGTCTCCAGCCACCCGGCCGGGTTCTTCGCCAGCAGCAGCCTCATGTCGCGGCCCTGGAACTGCACCACGTCATAGCGCCCGGCCACAGCCTTGACCGCGTACATCCGCTCCAGCGCGGTCTGCGGCGGCACCCCGAAGGCCGCGGCGACCGCCGCCGAGGTCGCGGCGTTCGCCTTGTTGGCCCGCCCGGGGAGCTGGAGGTGGATGGGCCAGGCGGAGCCGTGCGGGTCCAGCACGTGGTCGCCGGACAGTGCCCAACTGGGGGTCGGGCGGCGGAAGCCGCACTCCCCGCAGAACCAGTCGTCGCCGGGCCGCTGCATGACGCCGCCGCACGCGGGGCAGGACCAGGCGTCGTCCTTCCACTCCTGGCCCGCGGCCACCCACACCACGTTCGGTGAGGAGGAGGACGCCCACACCACGAGCGGGTCGTCGGCGTTGGCCACGATCACGGCCTTCTGCCCCGAGAGGCCCTCGCGCCATCTCTCGGCCAGCATGCGCGTCTCCGCGGCACGGTCGAGCTGGTCACGGGAGAGGTTCAGCAGCGCTATGGCCTTCGGCGTCACATCCCTGGCGACACCGGCCAGGTATTTCTCGTCGACCTCGATCACGCCGTAGCGCGCGTCCGAGCCGCCGGCGAGCGCGGAGGTGAT
This sequence is a window from Streptomyces sp. NBC_01775. Protein-coding genes within it:
- a CDS encoding alpha/beta hydrolase, encoding MNRRKAAIAAAGTIAAGALTTGLIAVPSAFAGGSAAPQDTSAKQRPGSAEAHGVKKAAARAARAGIDWKDCPADWDIKAPVQCGWVTVPLDYTKPDGKTIKIAVDRARSTGGKDKRQGSLVYNPGGPGGSGMAFPKRIPDKNPLWAKAATAYDFVGFDPRGVGHSAPISCADPQEWVKAPKADPVPDSEADKSAQRKLAKEYADGCKERSGALLAQMTTPNAARDLDVIRAALGDKKLNFLGVSYGTYMGAVYAELFPGHVRRMITDSVVNPSPKKVWYDVNLDQDIAFQTRWEDWKKWVAKHDDVYGIGSTPDKIEAKWRELRATAKKDPVGGVVGPSELLGFFQSAPYYDSAWAEVASVWSAYLKGDEKPLIESAGPDMSDVAGNKASENSNAVYTAVECNDAQWPRDWKTWDRDNTKLHEKYPFLTWSNAWMNYPCAVWPLKQHKATDVHAKTSHPVLLIQATRDAATPYPGGVELHKRLKGSRLITEKDAGSHGITNLKNDCINKRVDAYLLKGTVDSKDVTCDPHATPEPEKSAAKAAAESKAASVPAVK
- a CDS encoding ABC transporter ATP-binding protein, whose amino-acid sequence is MSTTPPPGATPSRTPSPAHSRTPSPDRPPALDIRGLARTYALASGQVHAVRGIDLSVARGEILGFLGPNGAGKTTTLRMLVTLLPPSGGEARVAGHDLRADPGAVRARIGYVAQAGGLDPACGVREELLTQARLHRMSKLQARRRAEELAGELGLATLMDRPTAALSGGQRRRLEIALGLVHRPEVLFLDEPTTGLDPASRAELWDLVRRIRRDHGTTVFLTTHYLDEADALCDRIVVIDEGRTIAEGTPEALKRRYAPGPAGTLQDAFLALTGRGPADEPVAV
- a CDS encoding lysophospholipid acyltransferase family protein, coding for MFYYLLKFVVLGPLLRLVFRPRIEGLENIPEEGAAIVAGNHLSFSDHFVMPAILPRRITFLAKAEYFTGPGLKGRLTAAFFHSVGQIPVDRSGKGAGQAAIDEGLGVLRKGELLGIYPEGTRSHDGRLYKGRVGVAAMALGAGAPVVPCAMVGTFELQPPGRKMPRMGRVTIRFGKPLEFSRFAGMEKERTALRAITDEIIHEIMQLSGQEYVDMYAPDAKAAQAEERAQEKAQEKARGKGGRRTV
- a CDS encoding TetR/AcrR family transcriptional regulator yields the protein MGSDSGRRYDSLRRQEQAKQTRAEIADAARRLFVSQGWAATTVRDVAREAGVAVPTVYAAYQNKTNLVWALADAADLSADLALMLDELEGSADPERQLLAMAAYDRRLFERSGDLIALIREAGRTEPDLATFYEAARRKADGTRARVFSSWPDGTLAEGLDLPTAVDIYAALCSVDVYTTLTQERGWGPERVERWWTRTLARELLAP
- a CDS encoding DUF6314 family protein, which produces MVRESVPEGAPRRLYPVADVVGYLVGRWSVERAVYDRRAGVEGRFLGTADFRAGAGPHAPEGVVLHEEEGQLTWDGRVYPASRSLRLRPRADGTAEVEFADGRPFHDLDLRTGVWTPVHPCAADRYEGTFVACSADEWHLEWRVSGPAKDQLLRSVYRRLAD
- a CDS encoding DUF6204 family protein; this encodes MFRVTIRGTFGELDEAGRAALLKESEGFGASFTEAGTFTCDSSLSAFTFRCQIPPPAEGEEADEEGWAALRATDALEAHGHPHRILRLAVTDMRDIKIRRKSGTGGKSGKAAGVRGRAERRSR
- a CDS encoding urease accessory protein UreD, whose product is MTSTALTEDPGPAAPGPAGVRAHARVTAAPDGRGGTALPVLSGEAPFALRRTRSADPARARVTLVGAMSAPLGGDRLTVEAHIEAGAALRLDGSAATIALPGRTREPAFYDVRLTVGDGGEAHWLPEQLISAQGSDLRQTLRVDLAAGARLVLRDEQVLGRTGEEPGRLSSRLTVHRAGRPLLDQQLDYGPGAPGWDGGAVLGGHRAVGQLLVVDPEPAQLPAETTVLGSTAVLTRLAGPALLVSAVAPDALQLRRLLEQALTLTSW
- a CDS encoding ABC transporter permease, whose amino-acid sequence is MTTSIPTPAPPAPGTHRRLYADTGIVFGRCLRATLRSKTNLLFGMLQPLLFLALFGPLLTRLDLGVSGSSWQTLVPGVLVQLALLGGSFVGLGMLVDRNLGVTDRMRVTPVSPAALLLGRTLRDVVQLTAQAVLLVLLGLALGLRASPAGVLAGLVFVAVLSCALSALSHGLAMHVRTPPEFAAVANTAVMPLMLLAGLLLPMNLAPGWLDGVSRAVPFRYTVDAVREVFRGHFTTGTVVAGAVVTLAFAAVCLLAATRLFTRATR
- the ureG gene encoding urease accessory protein UreG; amino-acid sequence: MHLDHGTTYPERHSASRTRPDGSRRALRVGLGGPVGSGKTATVAALCRALRERHSLAVVTNDIYTREDAAFLLREAVLPPERITAVETGACPHTAIRDDISANLEAVEDLEDEAGPLDLILVESGGDNLTATFSKGLTDAQIFVIDVAGGDDIPRKGGPGVTTADLLVVNKTDLAPYVGSDLEVMARDAKEQRGELPVVFQSLRSAPGVEPVADWVRARLADWTAPAAHHA
- a CDS encoding TetR/AcrR family transcriptional regulator, with product MSEGLRERKKRQTRQRIHQVAMRLFVERGFDKVTIAEVAAESEVSVNTLYNYFEAKEDLVLPPDEASPGRLAEIVRERPSGASPARAVLERLREELRRREKKLGLTEGFGPVFEMMRAAPTLTARLGDLGGQMNDALAELLAEETGAGRDDPELCAAVSQIGWFHSLVFAEIGRRIVAGKTPDEIAADLLKLLDAVEQLLGGRAFTYAVRED